A genomic region of Kribbella sp. NBC_00382 contains the following coding sequences:
- a CDS encoding ABC transporter ATP-binding protein, translating into MSDTTRPADANTSPLLQIRDLKMHFPIKEAAGLGRTKKVVQAVDGVSFDLKPGRVLGLVGESGCGKSTTGRMITRLLTPTAGQILFKGTDIARMKEKQLRPFRRQLQIVFQDPYSSLNPRQTVSNILTTPLRVHNLVPKGQELARVQELLERVGLNPEHHNRYPNEFSGGQRQRIGIARALAVEPEVIIADEPVSALDVSIQAQVMNLMEDLRRDLGIAFVFIAHDLGVVRHFCDEVAVMYLGKIVEQGPRDQIYNAPQHPYTQALLSAAPDLGTIRGTPPKERIRLVGDVPSPIDPPSGCRFRTRCWKAEDICATQEPLLIAKPKSGPGHAAACHFAEPKVDLTAATA; encoded by the coding sequence ATGAGCGACACGACGCGTCCGGCGGACGCAAACACCAGCCCGCTGCTGCAGATCCGCGACCTCAAGATGCACTTCCCGATCAAGGAAGCCGCGGGGCTCGGCCGGACCAAGAAGGTCGTCCAGGCTGTCGACGGGGTGAGCTTCGACCTGAAGCCGGGCAGGGTCCTGGGCCTGGTCGGTGAGTCCGGTTGTGGCAAGTCGACGACGGGCCGGATGATCACCCGGCTGCTGACCCCGACGGCCGGCCAGATCCTGTTCAAGGGCACGGACATCGCCCGGATGAAGGAGAAGCAGCTGCGCCCGTTCCGGCGGCAGCTGCAGATCGTCTTCCAGGACCCGTACAGCTCGCTGAACCCGCGGCAGACGGTCAGCAACATCCTGACCACCCCGCTGCGCGTGCACAACCTGGTCCCCAAGGGCCAGGAGCTGGCCCGGGTCCAGGAACTGCTCGAGCGGGTCGGGCTGAACCCCGAGCACCACAACCGGTACCCGAACGAGTTCTCCGGTGGTCAGCGCCAGCGGATCGGGATCGCCCGGGCGCTCGCGGTGGAGCCCGAGGTGATCATCGCCGACGAGCCGGTCTCCGCGCTCGACGTCTCGATCCAGGCCCAGGTGATGAACCTGATGGAGGACCTGCGCCGCGATCTGGGCATCGCCTTCGTCTTCATCGCGCACGACCTCGGCGTCGTCCGGCACTTCTGTGACGAGGTCGCGGTGATGTACCTGGGCAAGATCGTCGAGCAGGGCCCGCGGGACCAGATCTACAACGCTCCGCAGCACCCCTACACCCAGGCGCTGCTGTCGGCCGCTCCCGATCTGGGCACCATCCGTGGTACCCCGCCGAAGGAGCGGATCCGGCTGGTCGGTGACGTGCCGTCGCCGATCGACCCGCCGAGCGGTTGCCGGTTCCGGACCCGCTGCTGGAAGGCCGAGGACATCTGCGCCACCCAGGAGCCGCTGCTGATCGCCAAGCCGAAGTCCGGCCCCGGCCACGCGGCCGCCTGCCACTTCGCCGAGCCAAAGGTCGACCTGACCGCAGCGACTGCGTAG